Proteins encoded together in one Kwoniella shandongensis chromosome 3, complete sequence window:
- a CDS encoding secondary thiamine-phosphate synthase enzyme: MDMALDTIVPESLPWQHTDEGPDDSVSHLKTSLIGNSITIPISKGKLVFGTWQGIYLAEFRHSGAGWGGQGSGRKVIATIL, translated from the exons ATGGACATGGCACTTGATACGATAGTGCCCGAATCACTTCCATGGCAGCACACCGACGAAGGACCAGA CGATTCAGTCTCTCATCTGAAAACCTCTTTGATCGGCAATTCCATCACGATTCCCATCTCCAAAGGAAAACTTGTTTTTGGTACATGGCAAGGTATCTATCTCGCCGAGTTCAGACACAGCGGTGCAGGTTGGGGAGGTCAAGGTTCAGGGAGAAAAGTGATCGCTACTATACTGTGA